ccCAAAATTGATTGTATTGTCAATCAGActtgctcttggcagcaccgattttcatccaattccattATAATGatagaattggatggtcaatcagcCACCAAATCGAGTAATCTATAGGCATCTTTAATATCAATACATTTAAGGGGAAAGGGCAGGCAATAGCTGCCTCACCATGGCCACCATAATGGCCAGAAACGGCCCTGCTGATGTGAACCATGAAGGTTTGGGCTGAAGGCCGCTCATCATGGCAACGTGTAAACTGCGGGTGAGGGTGATGGAGCTGATCTCTTCCCTTTATGGAATCCAGAAACTCCTTTTTTGAATTTGTGATTCATCATTGAGCCTAAAAACCGTGAATGTACATCTGTAATGTGTTAACTGTTTTTCCTTCTTTTGTCTTCTAGATTTGAGCGGTAAAGTTTTTGTCTTCCcagaaaaaaacagtttaaattatgtgatCCTGAAGGCAAATATCACAAGGCCACTGGAGAATGCCACCGTCTGTGTCAGCCACTACAGCGACCTGATCGGCCGCTACGTTATCTTCTCTCTATCCACGCCTGGAAAGAACAACGCCTTCCTTATCTCCAGAGATGCCCCCAGTAACGTCTACTACATCGCCATAAACCAGCAATCAGTTTCATTCAAGGGAGTGGTGGTGGGGTTAGACTGGACATACACCTGTGTGGCCTGGGAATCTCAGACTGGAGTGGTCCGGCTTTGGGTGAATAATAAACTCTATCCCAGAAAAGTTGCAGGGAGAGGGTCTTCTATTGCGCCCAGTGCCAGTGCAGTCCTGGGACAGGATCGAGACCCCTTTGGAAGAATGATTctgtcatttgctggtgaaaTATCTAATGTCAACATGTGGGATTATGCCTTCACATGGGACGACATAAGTGGAAATTCATTCAATTCATTTAGAAGATACACAAGAAAGGTCATCTCCTGGACAGCTCTACGCTACGAAATTAATGGGAATGTTCTCCTCCAACCAACCAATTATTGATGGGATTTGGGGTTGGGGGGAGAAGGGGGATAAATCTTTTAAAgttaaaatatactgtatgttatataGAATATAACATCACTATATACAATAAATAATTTTTGTTAATGAAGACCAATAAAATGTTACCTTTCATCCTTAGTCGGCCCTATCTGTCTAGTAAACTTGCTGAACTCCGCTGGAAAAGTCTAAGAGTTGTGAAGAATCCCCAGAATGCTCCTCTCTCATTGTCATTAGTTCAGAGGTTTGAACTAGTCATGATCGTAATATGCTTATTATGATTCTGCGCAATTTCACGTAAAATTTTGCAATCATGGCCACACATAATTACAATGTGGCAATTCAATTAATTTTgcgtaatccattcataattgcATATCATTTTGTGTCAACTTTAACAGTTAAGAACTAAGCCCCCGCACATACGAtcctcaccaaaattgctatgtacgtTAACCTCTACATGTCAGCTGTATCGTGTATTTATGCCCCACTGCACAACGCTTCACAACCGGGGCGTAAATACACTCACCCGCATTGTTTACCTCACCACTCCTGATTgctgcaccgctgtcctccatagaccactcagcaggtatcaccttcagctagctaatgctgggaatacaccttacgttttccgctgcaccgctgtcctccatagaccactcagcaggtatcacattcagctagctaatgctgggaatacaccttacgttttccaccacaccgctgtcctccatagaccactagagttgggccgaacctccgattttaggttcgcgaaccgggttcgcgaacttccgcggaaggttcggttcgcgaagttcgcgaactgcaatagacttcaatggggatgcgaactttgaaaaaaaaaaaaattatgctggccacaaaagtgatggaaaagatgtttcaaggggtctaacacctggaggggggcatggcggagtgggatacacgccaaaagtccccgggaaaaatctggatttgacgcaaagcagcgttttaagggcagaaatcacattgaatgctaaatgacaggcctaaagtgctttaaaacatcttgcatgtgtatacatcaatcaggtagtgtaattaaggtactgcttcacactgacacaccaaactcaccgtgtaacgcaccgcaaacggctgtttgtgtagtgacggcagt
This DNA window, taken from Hyperolius riggenbachi isolate aHypRig1 chromosome 3, aHypRig1.pri, whole genome shotgun sequence, encodes the following:
- the LOC137562463 gene encoding C-reactive protein-like isoform X2; protein product: MKLCALLLLFLIPAPGSQAQQDLSGKVFVFPEKNSLNYVILKANITRPLENATVCVSHYSDLIGRYVIFSLSTPGKNNAFLISRDAPSNVYYIAINQQSVSFKGVVVGLDWTYTCVAWESQTGVVRLWVNNKLYPRKVAGRGSSIAPSASAVLGQDRDPFGRMILSFAGEISNVNMWDYAFTWDDISGNSFNSFRRYTRKVISWTALRYEINGNVLLQPTNY